ACAAGCTCATCATTTTCAACCACTATACAAAGTCCAAGTTTTCCACTTGTCATCACATCAACAAGCTCGTTGAAATTTGTATCCAAATGCACGATAGGAAGCTTTTTTACCATAAGATCTTTAACCTTAGTAAGAAGTTTTCTGCCTAAACTACCACCTGGGTGAAACAAAGCAAAGTCATCAGGCTTGAAATTTCTTGCTCTCATCAAAACAACAGCTATAGCATCACCCATAACAAGCGTTGCTGTGGTTGATGAGGTGGGTGCTAGTTGCAAGGGGCAAGCTTCTTGTTCAACTGAGATATTTAAAAAACAAATTCCTTGTTTTGCTAGGGTTGAGCGAGCGTTTCCGCTCATTGTTATGAGAGGAATTTTTCTTTTTTTGATAGCTGGTATGATTTTAAGCACTTCTTCTGTTTCGCCTGAGTTGGAAATTGCTATTACCACATCATCAGTTGTTAGCATGCCAAGATCGCCGTGTAAAGCCTCGCCCGGATGCATAAAAAAGCTTGGCGTGCCTGTACTTGCCAAAGTTGCTGCTATCTTAGCGGCAATATGTCCTGATTTACCCATACCTGTGATCACACAACGCCCCTTTGCATGCAAGATCAAATCAATAGCCTTATTGAAATTTTCATCAAGTAAATTTTGTAAATTTATAATGCTGTCAGCTTCTATTTGCATGACTTCTTTGGCGATTTTGATCTTATCCATTGTGCATTTCTCCATTATTTATTGATATTTAATACGACATTTGTTGCAATGGCGATTTGATAGACGATTTGAGTGAGCATTCCTATGATTTGTAGGTTTTGACTATCTACCTTTGGTAAAACAAGGATAGAATCACC
This genomic interval from Campylobacter sp. MIT 99-7217 contains the following:
- a CDS encoding SIS domain-containing protein, with the translated sequence MDKIKIAKEVMQIEADSIINLQNLLDENFNKAIDLILHAKGRCVITGMGKSGHIAAKIAATLASTGTPSFFMHPGEALHGDLGMLTTDDVVIAISNSGETEEVLKIIPAIKKRKIPLITMSGNARSTLAKQGICFLNISVEQEACPLQLAPTSSTTATLVMGDAIAVVLMRARNFKPDDFALFHPGGSLGRKLLTKVKDLMVKKLPIVHLDTNFNELVDVMTSGKLGLCIVVENDELVGIITDGDLRRSLKASEKPRFDFKAKEIMSKNPKTIDAEAMATEAEELMLRHKIKEIVVKDQGKIAGIIQLYDIGRI